A genomic window from Streptomyces sp. WMMC940 includes:
- a CDS encoding SanA/YdcF family protein codes for MRKFPPRTFPPRGLVARVLVRRGLLPRGLVRRGSPPGRPVGRGPLSDRRARRGFLPGGPGPKRLLPSRLVPRTRLGQRRTVQALMLASVLALAPATWMHAVADSRTGTVEGAPEREVAVVFGAGLWKGRPTPYLAHRLDTAAELYRSGKVKVVLVTGDNSRAEYDEPDAMRTYLVRRGVPDGRIVSDYAGFDTWDSCVRAKKIFGVDRAVLVTQGFHITRAIALCDAAGIESYGVGVAEPHDSVWYYGGARELFAAGKAALDVVLRPDPHFLGPEETGVTEALASADTLP; via the coding sequence ATGCGCAAGTTCCCGCCACGCACGTTCCCGCCGCGCGGACTCGTGGCGCGCGTACTCGTGCGGCGCGGACTGCTGCCGCGCGGACTCGTGCGGCGCGGGTCTCCGCCGGGCAGGCCCGTCGGGCGCGGCCCCTTGTCGGACCGGCGTGCGCGACGCGGGTTCCTGCCGGGCGGACCGGGGCCGAAGCGGCTGCTGCCGAGCAGGCTGGTGCCCCGGACCCGGCTCGGGCAGCGGCGGACCGTGCAGGCGCTGATGCTCGCGTCGGTACTCGCGCTCGCCCCGGCGACCTGGATGCACGCGGTGGCCGACAGCCGCACCGGCACGGTCGAAGGCGCCCCCGAGCGGGAGGTCGCGGTGGTGTTCGGCGCCGGGCTGTGGAAGGGACGGCCGACCCCGTACCTCGCACACCGGCTGGACACCGCCGCGGAGCTGTACCGCTCCGGCAAGGTCAAGGTCGTCCTCGTCACCGGCGACAACAGCCGGGCGGAGTACGACGAGCCGGACGCGATGCGCACGTACCTCGTCCGGCGCGGTGTGCCGGACGGTCGGATCGTGAGCGACTACGCGGGCTTCGACACCTGGGACTCCTGCGTCCGCGCCAAGAAGATCTTCGGTGTCGACCGGGCCGTGCTCGTGACCCAGGGCTTCCACATCACGCGTGCGATCGCGCTGTGCGACGCCGCGGGGATCGAGTCGTACGGCGTCGGCGTCGCCGAGCCCCACGACTCGGTCTGGTACTACGGCGGCGCGCGGGAGCTGTTCGCGGCCGGCAAGGCGGCGCTGGACGTCGTGCTCCGGCCGGACCCGCACTTCCTGGGGCCCGAGGAGACGGGCGTGACCGAGGCCCTGGCCTCGGCGGACACCCTGCCCTGA
- the dnaG gene encoding DNA primase, translating into MAGRINDDDVKAVRDAVPIDSVVSEYLQLRNAGGGNLKGLCPFHDEKSPSFQVSPSKGLFHCFGCQEGGDTITFVMKVDHLSFSEAVERLAAQAGITLRYEEGGYNPAHQRGERIRLVEAHRIAAQYYAEQLDGAEAEIGRKFLAERGFDQTAAQHFGVGYSPAGWDHLTRFLRGKGFSDKELLLAGLSQEGRRGPIDRFRGRLMWPIRDISGDVVGFGARKLRDDDNGPKYLNTPETAIYRKSQVLYGIDLAKKEIAKSSRAVVVEGYTDVMACHLAGVTTAIATCGTAFGGDHIKILRRLLMDNGSAKVIFTFDGDAAGQKAALRAFEDDQKFAAETFIAVAPDGMDPCDLRLAKGDEAVRELAEPRNQLFEFAIRQIVRTYDLETPVGRAAALDEAAPIVARIKNSASQHEVAVQLAGLLGILDTQFVVRRVAQLARWARERGSGGGPGPAPARHTQAYDTARPSSRPSGPALNLRSPAHRTERELLKLALQHPELVSPAFDAYGADEFTAPPYAAVRRAIADAGGAEFGVPDPPAYLARVREAAPDDSVRAMVTELAVEAVHSRTVDEGYAGVQLVQVRLRAVDRRIRDVQGTLARLGAHADPEQAAAVQNELWVLQQYGQSLRNRGADAL; encoded by the coding sequence GTGGCGGGAAGGATCAATGACGACGACGTGAAGGCGGTGCGGGACGCGGTCCCCATCGACTCCGTCGTGTCCGAGTACCTCCAGCTGCGCAACGCGGGCGGCGGCAACCTCAAGGGCCTGTGCCCGTTCCACGACGAGAAGTCCCCGTCCTTCCAGGTCAGTCCGAGCAAGGGCCTCTTCCACTGCTTCGGCTGCCAGGAGGGCGGGGACACCATCACGTTCGTGATGAAGGTGGACCATCTGTCGTTCTCCGAGGCGGTCGAGCGCCTCGCCGCCCAGGCCGGCATCACCCTGCGCTACGAGGAGGGCGGGTACAACCCGGCCCATCAGCGCGGCGAGCGCATCCGGCTGGTGGAGGCCCACCGGATCGCGGCCCAGTACTACGCGGAGCAGCTCGACGGCGCGGAGGCCGAGATCGGCCGCAAGTTCCTCGCCGAGCGCGGCTTCGACCAGACGGCCGCGCAGCACTTCGGCGTGGGCTACAGCCCGGCCGGCTGGGACCACCTCACCCGCTTCCTGCGCGGCAAGGGGTTCTCGGACAAGGAGCTGCTGCTCGCCGGGCTCTCCCAGGAGGGCCGCCGCGGCCCCATCGACCGCTTCCGCGGCCGGCTGATGTGGCCGATCCGGGACATCTCCGGCGATGTCGTCGGCTTCGGCGCCCGCAAGCTCCGCGACGACGACAACGGCCCGAAGTACCTGAACACCCCCGAGACCGCGATCTACCGGAAGTCCCAGGTGCTCTACGGCATCGACCTGGCGAAGAAGGAGATCGCCAAGTCCAGCCGAGCCGTGGTCGTCGAGGGGTACACGGACGTGATGGCCTGCCATCTGGCGGGCGTCACGACGGCGATCGCGACCTGCGGCACCGCCTTCGGCGGCGACCACATCAAGATCCTCCGCCGGTTGCTGATGGACAACGGCAGCGCCAAGGTGATCTTCACCTTCGACGGTGACGCTGCGGGCCAGAAGGCCGCGCTGCGGGCCTTCGAGGACGACCAGAAGTTCGCCGCTGAGACCTTCATCGCCGTAGCCCCGGACGGTATGGACCCGTGCGATCTGCGGCTCGCCAAGGGCGACGAGGCCGTGCGGGAACTGGCCGAGCCGCGCAACCAGCTGTTCGAGTTCGCGATCCGGCAGATCGTGAGGACCTACGACCTGGAAACCCCGGTCGGCCGTGCCGCCGCGCTCGACGAGGCGGCGCCGATCGTCGCCCGGATCAAGAACAGCGCCTCCCAGCACGAGGTGGCCGTCCAGCTCGCCGGACTGCTCGGCATCCTCGACACCCAGTTCGTGGTCCGCCGGGTCGCCCAGCTCGCCCGGTGGGCACGCGAGCGGGGGAGCGGCGGAGGCCCCGGACCGGCCCCGGCGCGCCACACGCAGGCGTACGACACCGCGCGCCCCTCGTCACGGCCCAGCGGGCCGGCGCTCAATCTGCGCAGCCCGGCCCACCGCACCGAGCGCGAACTGCTGAAGCTCGCGCTCCAGCACCCGGAACTGGTCTCGCCGGCCTTCGACGCCTACGGGGCCGACGAGTTCACGGCCCCGCCGTACGCCGCGGTGCGCCGGGCGATCGCCGACGCGGGCGGCGCCGAGTTCGGCGTCCCCGATCCGCCCGCCTACCTGGCCCGCGTCCGGGAGGCCGCGCCCGACGACTCCGTCCGCGCGATGGTCACCGAACTCGCGGTCGAGGCAGTCCACTCCAGGACCGTCGACGAGGGCTACGCGGGCGTCCAGCTCGTCCAGGTCCGGCTGCGCGCCGTCGACCGCCGCATCCGCGACGTCCAGGGCACCCTCGCGCGCCTCGGCGCCCACGCCGACCCCGAACAGGCCGCCGCCGTGCAGAACGAGCTGTGGGTGCTCCAGCAGTACGGCCAGTCGCTCCGCAACCGCGGCGCGGACGCGCTGTAG
- the soxR gene encoding redox-sensitive transcriptional activator SoxR, whose protein sequence is MSHLARDARETTVGELAERSGVAPSALRFYEREGLITSRRTAGNQRRYGRDTLRRVAFIRTSQRLGIPLATIREVLGLLPDDRTPTREDWARISERWREDLDVRIRTLQRLRDNLTDCIGCGCLSLDRCALSNPGDELAAHGPGPRRLIED, encoded by the coding sequence ATGTCGCATCTCGCCCGGGACGCCAGGGAAACCACGGTCGGCGAGCTGGCGGAGCGCAGCGGCGTCGCCCCGTCCGCACTGCGCTTCTACGAGCGCGAGGGGCTCATCACCAGCCGCCGCACCGCCGGCAACCAGCGGCGCTACGGCAGGGACACCCTGCGCAGGGTCGCGTTCATCCGGACCTCGCAGCGCCTCGGCATCCCGCTGGCCACCATCCGCGAGGTGCTGGGGCTGCTGCCGGACGACCGCACACCCACCCGGGAGGACTGGGCCCGGATCTCCGAACGCTGGCGCGAGGACCTGGACGTGCGGATCCGTACGCTCCAGCGCCTGCGGGACAACCTCACGGACTGCATCGGCTGCGGTTGTCTGTCTCTGGACCGCTGCGCGCTGTCCAACCCGGGTGACGAACTGGCCGCGCACGGCCCCGGTCCCCGCCGGCTGATCGAGGACTGA
- a CDS encoding deoxyguanosinetriphosphate triphosphohydrolase: MEGTTGDRTEHRAHPCDPCEYDDAATARWAPEPDKRPGRTAFQRDRARVLHSAALRRLAGKTQVVTPGSRSAAWDPSPRTRLTHSLECAQVGRELGAALGCDPDLVEAACLAHDLGHPPFGHNGEQALNEVAEDCGGFEGNAQSLRLLTRIEPKRFVRSGAVTSAAPESGGELISVGLNLTRAALDAATKYPWSRGGHPTDPGSPKFGVYEDDLPVFAWVREGAPVYRTCFEAQVMDWSDDVAYSVHDFEDGLHAGHIDPNVLLSETECTEIWAVAIGRYVPEETDPQALADALERLVDQEWWPHGYDGSAVAQARLKDATSQLIGRFCLAAEGATRQTYGTGRLTRYAAELVVPEEARLECAVLKAIADRYVMQRAEQEALRADQRVVVAELAEALAARAPEGLDPQFRAMFDGAPDDRARKRVIVDQIASLTDASARALHHRLRPHAR, from the coding sequence ATGGAAGGCACCACGGGCGACCGCACCGAACACCGCGCGCATCCCTGCGACCCCTGCGAGTACGACGACGCGGCCACCGCGCGCTGGGCCCCCGAGCCCGACAAGCGCCCGGGCCGCACGGCCTTCCAGCGCGATCGCGCGCGGGTGCTGCACTCCGCGGCGCTGCGCCGGCTCGCGGGCAAGACGCAGGTGGTCACGCCCGGCTCGCGCAGTGCCGCCTGGGACCCCAGTCCCCGTACCCGGCTGACCCATTCCCTGGAGTGCGCCCAGGTCGGCCGGGAGCTGGGCGCGGCGCTCGGCTGCGACCCGGACCTGGTCGAGGCCGCCTGTCTCGCGCACGACCTGGGACATCCGCCCTTCGGGCACAACGGCGAGCAGGCCCTCAACGAGGTCGCCGAGGACTGCGGCGGCTTCGAGGGCAACGCCCAGTCCCTGCGGCTGCTCACCAGGATCGAGCCGAAACGGTTCGTCCGCTCCGGCGCGGTCACCTCCGCTGCCCCAGAGTCGGGCGGCGAGCTGATCAGCGTCGGTCTGAACCTCACCCGGGCCGCGCTCGACGCGGCCACCAAGTACCCCTGGTCCCGGGGAGGCCACCCCACCGACCCCGGCTCGCCGAAGTTCGGTGTGTACGAGGACGACCTGCCGGTCTTCGCCTGGGTACGGGAGGGCGCCCCGGTGTACCGCACATGCTTCGAGGCCCAGGTCATGGACTGGTCCGACGACGTGGCCTACTCCGTCCACGACTTCGAGGACGGGCTGCACGCCGGCCACATCGACCCGAACGTGCTGCTGTCCGAGACCGAGTGCACGGAGATCTGGGCCGTCGCCATCGGCCGCTACGTCCCCGAGGAGACCGATCCGCAGGCCCTCGCGGACGCCCTCGAACGCCTCGTCGACCAGGAGTGGTGGCCGCACGGCTACGACGGCTCGGCCGTCGCCCAGGCCCGGCTCAAGGACGCCACCAGCCAGCTCATCGGCCGGTTCTGCCTGGCCGCCGAGGGCGCCACCCGTCAGACGTACGGCACCGGCAGGCTCACCCGGTACGCGGCCGAGCTGGTCGTCCCGGAGGAGGCCCGCCTGGAGTGCGCGGTCCTCAAGGCGATCGCCGACCGCTATGTGATGCAGCGCGCGGAGCAGGAGGCCCTGCGCGCGGACCAGCGCGTCGTCGTCGCCGAGCTGGCCGAGGCACTGGCCGCCCGGGCGCCCGAGGGGCTGGACCCGCAGTTCCGCGCGATGTTCGACGGCGCTCCCGACGACCGTGCCCGCAAGCGGGTGATCGTCGACCAGATCGCCTCCCTCACCGATGCCTCCGCCCGCGCCCTGCACCACCGGTTGCGCCCGCACGCCCGGTGA
- a CDS encoding sirohydrochlorin chelatase produces the protein MTESAHPRESLAPNPLPLDSTAQMLTRITAQLGAQLSHVQLNGVRRPMSSSSLSSAAAGDPFTARAATPGPADAGPVLVAVAHGSRDPRALRTVIRLLDRVRELRPAADVRLGHIELDEPLLPDTLAGLCGREAVLVPLLLGRGFHVKHDIPAAVAAVPGLRARIAPPLGPHPLLVEALHDRLVEAGWCGPEDGGRGAGVVLAAAGSRDPASSADARSTAAMLAERLGGVPVLPAYASAASPTVPEALRALAARGRHRVALASYFTAPGRFATASRSAAPWVAAAPLGAHPALARLVLQRYDEARQAPYAPTDPRRLVTV, from the coding sequence ATGACGGAGTCGGCACACCCTCGCGAGTCACTGGCCCCGAACCCGCTGCCCCTCGACAGCACCGCGCAGATGCTCACCCGCATCACCGCGCAGCTGGGGGCACAGCTCAGTCATGTCCAGCTCAACGGAGTGCGCAGGCCCATGAGTTCTTCCAGCCTCTCGTCCGCCGCCGCGGGCGACCCGTTCACCGCCCGGGCGGCCACCCCCGGGCCCGCCGACGCCGGCCCCGTACTCGTCGCCGTCGCCCACGGCAGCCGGGATCCCCGTGCTCTGCGGACCGTCATCCGGCTGCTCGACCGGGTGCGTGAGCTGCGCCCCGCTGCCGACGTGCGGCTCGGACACATCGAGCTCGACGAACCGCTGCTGCCGGACACCCTCGCCGGTCTGTGCGGCCGCGAGGCGGTGCTCGTTCCGCTGCTTCTCGGCCGGGGCTTCCACGTCAAGCACGACATCCCCGCCGCCGTCGCCGCCGTGCCCGGGCTCCGGGCCCGGATCGCCCCGCCGCTCGGTCCGCACCCCCTGCTCGTCGAGGCTCTCCACGACCGGCTCGTGGAGGCCGGCTGGTGCGGTCCGGAGGACGGCGGTCGCGGCGCCGGGGTGGTCCTCGCCGCCGCCGGATCACGCGACCCCGCGTCGTCCGCCGACGCCCGCAGCACCGCGGCGATGCTCGCGGAGCGCCTCGGGGGGGTGCCCGTCCTCCCCGCCTACGCCTCCGCCGCATCGCCCACCGTTCCCGAGGCGCTGCGCGCCCTGGCCGCGCGCGGCCGGCACCGGGTGGCGCTCGCCTCGTACTTCACCGCGCCCGGCAGGTTCGCCACGGCCTCGCGGAGCGCCGCGCCGTGGGTGGCGGCCGCGCCGCTCGGTGCCCACCCCGCGCTCGCCCGCCTCGTGCTGCAGCGTTACGACGAGGCCCGGCAGGCCCCGTACGCGCCGACCGACCCGCGCCGGCTGGTCACGGTCTGA
- a CDS encoding aminotransferase class IV has translation MTNPPNVHIEIDGRPATGLDPAVIPVLQAAYGHFTAMQVRDGRARGLALHLERLDHGTRELFGTGLDGDLVRALVRHALDGSGRGDAGVRVYVYGAATGGGAPTVVVTVREPRTMPGTPRSMMPVPFLRPVPHIKHAGGVGQPYYGRAAALAGFDDALLTGPGGEVAEGHTTNVAFWDGTSLVWPDAPALRGTTMALLERLLPSVRREVRLADLGAYPAAVLMNSQGLAPVHRIGTTGFAVDGELMTRLCEAYGTVPWDDI, from the coding sequence GTGACGAATCCGCCGAACGTGCACATCGAGATCGACGGCAGGCCGGCGACCGGGCTGGATCCCGCCGTGATCCCGGTGCTCCAGGCCGCCTACGGGCACTTCACCGCGATGCAGGTGCGCGACGGCCGGGCCCGGGGCCTGGCGCTGCACCTGGAGCGGCTGGACCACGGGACGCGCGAGTTGTTCGGCACGGGCCTCGACGGGGACCTGGTGCGGGCGCTGGTGCGCCACGCGCTCGACGGGTCGGGCCGGGGCGACGCGGGCGTGCGGGTGTACGTGTACGGGGCGGCGACCGGAGGCGGCGCGCCGACGGTGGTGGTGACCGTGCGGGAGCCGCGGACCATGCCGGGGACGCCCCGGAGCATGATGCCGGTGCCGTTCCTGCGGCCGGTCCCGCACATCAAGCACGCGGGCGGGGTCGGCCAGCCGTACTACGGGCGGGCCGCCGCGCTGGCGGGCTTCGACGACGCGCTGCTGACCGGCCCCGGCGGGGAAGTCGCGGAGGGCCACACCACCAATGTCGCCTTCTGGGACGGCACTTCGCTCGTCTGGCCGGACGCGCCGGCGCTGCGCGGGACCACGATGGCGCTGCTGGAGCGGCTGCTGCCGTCCGTGCGGCGGGAGGTGCGGCTCGCGGACCTCGGCGCGTACCCGGCGGCGGTACTGATGAACTCACAGGGCCTCGCGCCCGTCCACCGGATCGGCACGACGGGGTTCGCCGTGGACGGGGAGCTGATGACCCGGTTGTGCGAGGCGTACGGGACGGTCCCCTGGGACGACATCTGA
- the cutA gene encoding divalent-cation tolerance protein CutA, translating into MTVLTTTDSAAKAEELARGAVEARLAACAQISAPVTSVYHWRNAIETSEEWQVLLKTTEDRYDALEAHLLTHHDYDTPEIIATPVVRGSEGYLAWIAAETAEQA; encoded by the coding sequence ATGACCGTACTGACCACGACCGACAGCGCCGCGAAGGCCGAGGAGCTGGCGCGCGGCGCGGTGGAGGCGAGGCTGGCCGCCTGCGCGCAGATCTCGGCGCCCGTCACCTCCGTGTACCACTGGCGGAACGCCATCGAGACCAGCGAGGAGTGGCAGGTCCTGCTCAAGACCACCGAGGACCGCTACGACGCGCTGGAGGCGCATCTGCTGACCCACCACGACTACGACACGCCCGAGATCATCGCGACACCGGTCGTGCGGGGAAGCGAGGGCTACCTGGCGTGGATCGCGGCGGAGACCGCGGAGCAGGCGTGA
- a CDS encoding molybdopterin oxidoreductase family protein, whose product MSHAPAPAPAPALVPTHCPYCSLQCGMNLRGSGETVEVVERDDFPVNRGALCGKGRTAPAVLSSRVRLTGPLVRRPATGRLEPATWEEALRVTADGLRRTRARHGADAVGVFGGGGLTNEKAYALGKFARVVLGTSQIDYNGRFCMSSAAAAHNKAFGLDRGLPFPLEDIPRTGCVVLVGSNLAETMPPALRYLTELKANGGRLIVVDPRRTRTAEQADLHLAPRPGTDLALALGLLHLVVAQGRTDEEFIRERTTGWEDARAAAMAHWPELVERITGVGVPQLRSAVALFCDAPNAMVLTARGPEQQSKGTDTVGAWINLALATGNAGRPLAGYGCLTGQGNGQGGREHGQKADQLPGYRKLDDPAARAHVAGVWGVDPDSLPGPGRSAYELLDALGRDVRALLLMGSNPVVSAPRAAHVEERIRSLDFLAVADVVLSETAELADVVLPVTQWAEETGTTTNLEGRVLLRRRALTPPPGVRSDLEVMHGLAGLLGHEKGFPTDPEEVFGELRRASSGGPADYAGISYRRLEEEQGVFWPCPEADGPGRGTVGPADGPARHTAGTVDGPDAPAGPGRRSVEVGGRPDGPAERPRGHTGEPDLPAGNPHPGTPRLFLDRFATPDGRARFVPVVHREAAEQTDAEYPVVLTTGRVVAQYQSGAQTRRVDELNAAAPGPFVELHPQLAARVGVADGEPVAVVSRRGRAVAPARVSEAIRPDTVFMPFHWPGAGRANTLTNPALDPTSRMPEFKVCAVRLERAAG is encoded by the coding sequence ATGTCCCACGCACCGGCCCCGGCGCCCGCCCCCGCCCTCGTCCCGACCCACTGCCCCTACTGCTCCCTGCAGTGCGGGATGAACCTGCGCGGGTCCGGGGAGACGGTCGAGGTCGTGGAGCGGGACGACTTCCCGGTCAACCGGGGCGCCCTGTGCGGCAAGGGCCGCACGGCACCCGCGGTGCTCTCCTCCCGGGTCAGGCTGACCGGGCCCCTGGTCCGACGCCCCGCCACAGGCAGGCTCGAACCGGCCACCTGGGAGGAGGCCCTCCGCGTCACCGCCGACGGGCTGCGGCGCACCCGCGCACGGCACGGGGCGGACGCGGTCGGCGTGTTCGGCGGCGGGGGCCTGACCAACGAGAAGGCGTACGCGCTGGGCAAGTTCGCGCGGGTCGTGCTCGGCACCTCGCAGATCGACTACAACGGCCGGTTCTGCATGTCCTCGGCCGCGGCCGCCCACAACAAGGCGTTCGGGCTGGACCGGGGACTGCCGTTCCCGCTGGAGGACATCCCGCGCACCGGCTGCGTCGTCCTCGTCGGCTCGAACCTCGCCGAGACCATGCCGCCCGCGCTGCGCTACCTCACGGAGCTGAAGGCCAACGGCGGCCGCCTGATCGTCGTCGACCCGCGGCGTACGCGGACCGCCGAGCAGGCCGATCTGCACCTCGCGCCGCGCCCCGGCACCGACCTCGCACTCGCGCTCGGCCTGCTGCACCTGGTCGTGGCGCAGGGCCGCACCGACGAGGAGTTCATCCGGGAGCGCACGACCGGGTGGGAGGACGCCAGGGCGGCGGCGATGGCGCACTGGCCCGAGCTGGTCGAGCGGATCACCGGCGTGGGCGTGCCCCAACTGCGCTCGGCGGTGGCCCTCTTCTGCGACGCGCCGAACGCGATGGTCCTCACCGCCCGCGGGCCGGAACAGCAGTCCAAGGGCACGGACACGGTCGGCGCCTGGATCAACCTCGCCCTCGCCACCGGCAACGCGGGCCGGCCGCTGGCCGGTTACGGCTGCCTCACCGGCCAGGGCAACGGCCAGGGCGGCCGGGAGCACGGTCAGAAGGCGGACCAGCTGCCCGGCTACCGCAAGCTCGACGACCCGGCGGCGCGTGCGCACGTGGCCGGGGTGTGGGGTGTCGACCCCGACTCGCTGCCGGGCCCCGGCCGGAGCGCGTACGAACTGCTCGACGCACTCGGCCGGGACGTACGGGCGCTGCTGCTGATGGGGTCCAACCCCGTGGTGTCCGCGCCCCGCGCCGCGCACGTGGAGGAACGGATCCGCTCACTGGACTTCCTCGCCGTCGCGGACGTCGTGCTGTCGGAGACGGCGGAACTGGCCGACGTGGTCCTGCCGGTGACCCAGTGGGCGGAGGAGACGGGGACGACGACGAACCTGGAGGGCAGGGTGCTGCTGCGCCGCCGGGCGCTGACGCCGCCGCCGGGCGTGCGCAGCGACCTGGAGGTCATGCACGGGCTCGCCGGGCTGCTGGGGCACGAGAAGGGCTTCCCCACGGACCCGGAGGAGGTCTTCGGAGAGCTGCGGCGCGCCTCCTCCGGCGGTCCCGCGGACTACGCGGGCATCAGCTACCGCAGGCTGGAGGAGGAGCAGGGCGTCTTCTGGCCCTGCCCGGAGGCGGACGGACCGGGGCGGGGCACGGTGGGGCCCGCGGACGGACCGGCACGGCACACGGCCGGAACGGTGGACGGTCCGGACGCCCCGGCCGGACCGGGGCGACGCTCCGTGGAGGTGGGCGGGCGGCCCGACGGGCCGGCGGAGAGGCCGCGAGGGCACACCGGGGAGCCGGACCTGCCCGCCGGGAACCCGCATCCGGGGACGCCGCGGCTGTTCCTCGACCGGTTCGCGACGCCCGACGGGCGGGCGAGGTTCGTGCCCGTGGTGCACCGGGAGGCCGCCGAACAGACCGATGCCGAGTACCCGGTCGTGCTGACGACCGGGCGGGTCGTGGCCCAGTACCAGTCCGGGGCGCAGACCCGCAGGGTCGACGAACTGAACGCGGCGGCCCCGGGTCCGTTCGTCGAGCTGCATCCGCAGCTCGCGGCAAGGGTGGGGGTAGCGGACGGCGAGCCCGTGGCAGTGGTGTCGCGCCGTGGGCGGGCCGTCGCTCCGGCCCGGGTGAGCGAGGCGATCCGCCCCGACACGGTGTTCATGCCCTTCCACTGGCCGGGCGCGGGCCGCGCCAACACGCTGACCAATCCCGCCCTCGACCCGACGTCGCGCATGCCGGAGTTCAAGGTCTGCGCGGTACGCCTGGAGCGGGCGGCGGGCTGA
- a CDS encoding NAD(P)/FAD-dependent oxidoreductase: protein MVDAHRTFVIVGGGLAGAKAAETLRAEGFTGRVIIIGDERDHPYERPPLSKGYLTGKEERDAVFVHEAAWYAQHDIELHLGQTVTAVDREGRSVLLGDGTTVHYDKLLLATGSEPRRLEVPGTDLAGVHHLRRLAHADRLRQVLATLGRDNGHLVIAGAGWIGLEAAAAARGYGAEVTVVEPEPTPLHQVIGPELGQLFADLHRERGVRFHFGSRLTEIVGQDGMVLAARTEDGDEHPAHSVLAAIGAAPRTGLAEASGLALVDREHGGGVAVDASLRTSDPDIYAAGDIAAVHHPLLGVRLRVEHWANALNGGPAAARAMLGREVSYDRIPYFFSDQYDLGMEYSGWAPPGTYDQVVLRGDAGKREFVAFWLKDRKVLAGMNVNVWDVTEDIQGLIRSDRAVDTDALADPGTPLSAVPPAP, encoded by the coding sequence GTGGTCGACGCACATCGGACTTTCGTCATCGTGGGCGGGGGGCTCGCCGGGGCCAAGGCGGCGGAGACCCTCCGTGCCGAGGGCTTCACCGGCCGGGTGATCATCATCGGTGACGAACGCGACCACCCCTACGAGCGGCCGCCCCTCTCCAAGGGCTATCTGACCGGCAAGGAGGAGCGCGACGCCGTCTTCGTCCACGAGGCCGCCTGGTACGCCCAGCACGACATCGAGCTGCATCTCGGCCAGACCGTCACCGCCGTCGACCGGGAGGGCCGGTCGGTGCTCCTCGGCGACGGCACCACCGTCCACTACGACAAGCTGCTCCTCGCCACCGGCTCCGAGCCCCGCCGGCTCGAGGTGCCGGGCACGGATCTGGCCGGCGTCCACCATCTGCGCAGGCTGGCCCACGCCGACCGGCTGCGTCAGGTTCTGGCCACTCTCGGCCGTGACAACGGCCATCTGGTGATCGCCGGGGCGGGCTGGATCGGCCTGGAGGCCGCGGCCGCCGCCCGCGGCTACGGGGCCGAGGTCACCGTCGTCGAGCCCGAGCCCACGCCGCTGCACCAGGTCATCGGCCCGGAGCTGGGGCAGCTCTTCGCCGATCTGCACCGGGAGCGCGGCGTCCGCTTCCACTTCGGCAGCCGGCTCACCGAGATCGTCGGGCAGGACGGCATGGTGCTCGCCGCCCGTACCGAGGACGGCGACGAGCACCCCGCCCACAGCGTCCTCGCAGCGATCGGCGCCGCCCCGCGCACCGGCCTCGCCGAGGCCTCCGGACTGGCGCTCGTCGACCGCGAGCACGGCGGCGGCGTCGCCGTGGACGCGTCCCTGCGCACCTCCGACCCGGACATCTACGCCGCGGGCGACATCGCGGCCGTGCACCATCCGCTGCTCGGCGTCCGGCTGCGCGTGGAGCACTGGGCCAACGCGCTGAACGGCGGCCCCGCCGCCGCCCGCGCCATGCTCGGCCGCGAGGTCTCCTACGACCGGATCCCGTACTTCTTCTCCGACCAGTACGACCTCGGCATGGAGTACTCCGGCTGGGCCCCGCCCGGCACGTACGACCAGGTCGTGCTGCGCGGCGACGCCGGGAAGCGCGAGTTCGTCGCCTTCTGGCTGAAGGACCGGAAGGTCCTCGCCGGGATGAACGTGAACGTGTGGGACGTCACCGAGGACATCCAGGGCCTGATCCGTTCCGACCGCGCCGTGGACACGGACGCCCTCGCCGACCCGGGCACTCCGCTCAGCGCTGTCCCACCCGCCCCTTAA
- a CDS encoding gamma-glutamylcyclotransferase family protein encodes MTGRHREPHLPFFVYGTLRAGEHNHDLFLRGRTAAEEPARLRGALLYEGPGYPYAIEGDGVVTGELVTAAPGRYRELIAVLDHLEEYFGPGDPRNLYVRVERHVHTASGTVPAWVYVAAGPVARELRAKGTPIPGGDWSARG; translated from the coding sequence GTGACGGGCCGGCACCGGGAGCCCCACCTGCCGTTCTTCGTCTACGGCACACTGCGTGCGGGCGAGCACAACCACGACCTCTTCCTGCGCGGGCGCACCGCGGCCGAGGAACCCGCCCGACTGCGCGGCGCGCTCCTGTACGAGGGTCCGGGCTACCCGTACGCGATCGAGGGCGACGGCGTCGTCACCGGCGAACTCGTCACCGCGGCGCCGGGCCGTTACCGCGAACTCATAGCCGTGCTCGACCACCTGGAGGAGTACTTCGGCCCCGGCGACCCGCGCAACCTGTACGTGCGGGTCGAGCGCCACGTCCACACGGCGTCGGGCACCGTACCGGCCTGGGTGTACGTGGCGGCGGGGCCGGTGGCGCGCGAACTGCGGGCGAAGGGCACACCGATCCCCGGCGGCGACTGGTCCGCGCGGGGCTGA